Proteins co-encoded in one Aquincola tertiaricarbonis genomic window:
- a CDS encoding putative toxin-antitoxin system toxin component, PIN family, with product MRVVVDTNILVSTLLSADSVPGQLMAQWRAGRFTVLSCSQQLDELMRVTRYPKIRERLQPALAGRLINELRAVAQLIDGLVVTPISPDPNDDYLLALALAGHADVLVTGDKRDLLGLGHHGRTRIMTASSFLTTYSS from the coding sequence GTGCGCGTGGTCGTTGATACCAACATCCTGGTCAGTACGCTTCTGAGCGCAGATTCAGTGCCTGGTCAGCTCATGGCCCAGTGGCGGGCTGGGCGTTTCACGGTGCTGAGTTGCAGCCAGCAGCTTGACGAGCTGATGCGGGTGACCCGCTACCCCAAAATTCGTGAGAGGCTGCAGCCGGCCTTGGCTGGCCGGCTGATCAATGAACTGCGCGCTGTGGCCCAGCTGATCGATGGTTTGGTCGTTACCCCGATTTCGCCTGATCCCAACGATGACTACCTTCTCGCTCTGGCGCTCGCTGGCCATGCTGATGTTTTGGTGACGGGCGACAAGCGCGATCTGTTGGGCCTGGGTCATCATGGCCGCACGCGCATCATGACGGCCTCGTCCTTCCTGACGACGTACAGCAGCTAG
- a CDS encoding ribbon-helix-helix domain-containing protein codes for MAGDNMARWSVMVSKETDLALRSFLGARGGRKGDLSKFIEEAVRWRMLDESMQQAREGFADLSADELQNLVDEAVTAVRLARPSPGSTDT; via the coding sequence ATGGCAGGCGACAACATGGCGCGGTGGTCGGTGATGGTCTCCAAGGAAACGGATCTCGCTTTGCGCTCGTTCCTGGGTGCCCGCGGCGGCCGCAAAGGTGACCTTTCCAAATTCATCGAAGAGGCCGTGCGCTGGCGCATGCTCGACGAGAGCATGCAGCAGGCGCGCGAGGGCTTTGCCGATCTGTCGGCCGATGAACTTCAGAACCTGGTGGATGAGGCTGTCACGGCCGTGCGCCTGGCGCGGCCTTCGCCTGGATCAACGGACACGTAA
- a CDS encoding Na/Pi cotransporter family protein, which translates to MIHLLNLLAAIALLVWGTHIVRTGVLQVFGENLRTVLASSFSRRVPAMLAGLGVTGLVQSSTATCLIVASFVGKGLVSTSAALAVMLGADMGTSLMAVVFSFDLSWLSPLLIFVGVVMFVSRQNSAAGRVGRVLIGLGLITLALQLIVQATEPMTRSPVVRTLLVSLPNEILLDVLVGAVLTVAAYSSLAIVLLTATLASQGLLPTNVALGLVIGANLGSGLLAILATSGAAPQVRRLPLGNFLFKVTGAVLAMPLLGHVHVLLQETVPTVHQQVVLFHLGFNVTLAMLFIGLTGVVGRWVVRWLPDPRQGGPGERPRHLDPVALATPSLAISCAAREALHQADVVETMLRGILPVIRHNDLRLAEQLRKMDDTVDELYSAIKFYLTQISREALSEREGRRWTDIVSFTINMEQIGDIIERILQDVEDKKIRKNRSFSEAGMAEICHLHERLLANLRLAMSVFLDGHVRDAQRLLEEKARFRDLEHEYAANHIARLRDNTAQSIETSSLHLDLISDLKRINSHLCSIAYPILESAGALANTRIRHSQLAPLAEEQ; encoded by the coding sequence ATGATCCACCTGTTGAATCTGCTGGCGGCCATTGCGCTGCTGGTCTGGGGCACCCACATCGTCCGCACCGGGGTGCTGCAGGTCTTCGGCGAGAACCTGCGCACGGTGCTGGCATCCAGCTTCAGCAGGCGCGTGCCGGCCATGCTGGCGGGGCTGGGCGTCACCGGGCTCGTGCAGTCCAGCACCGCCACCTGCCTCATCGTGGCCTCCTTCGTGGGCAAGGGACTGGTGAGCACCAGCGCCGCGCTGGCGGTGATGCTGGGCGCCGACATGGGCACCTCGCTGATGGCGGTGGTGTTCTCCTTCGACCTGTCCTGGCTGTCCCCGCTGCTCATCTTCGTGGGCGTGGTGATGTTCGTCTCGCGCCAGAACTCGGCGGCCGGCCGGGTGGGGCGGGTGCTGATCGGGCTGGGGCTGATCACGCTGGCGCTGCAGTTGATCGTGCAGGCGACGGAGCCGATGACGCGGTCGCCGGTGGTGCGCACGCTGCTGGTGTCGCTGCCCAACGAGATCCTGCTCGATGTGCTGGTGGGCGCGGTGCTGACGGTGGCGGCCTATTCCAGCCTGGCCATCGTGCTGCTGACGGCCACGCTCGCTTCACAAGGTCTGCTGCCCACCAACGTGGCGCTGGGGCTGGTGATCGGCGCCAACCTGGGCAGCGGGCTGCTGGCCATCCTGGCCACCAGCGGGGCCGCGCCGCAGGTGCGGCGTCTGCCGCTGGGCAACTTCCTGTTCAAGGTGACGGGTGCGGTGCTGGCCATGCCGCTGCTGGGCCATGTGCACGTGCTGCTGCAGGAGACGGTGCCCACCGTGCACCAGCAGGTGGTGCTGTTCCACCTGGGCTTCAACGTCACGTTGGCGATGCTGTTCATCGGCCTGACCGGCGTGGTGGGCCGCTGGGTGGTGCGCTGGCTGCCCGACCCGCGGCAGGGCGGCCCGGGCGAGCGGCCGCGCCACCTCGACCCGGTGGCGCTGGCCACGCCGTCGCTGGCCATCAGCTGCGCTGCGCGTGAGGCGCTGCACCAGGCCGACGTGGTGGAGACCATGCTGCGCGGCATCCTGCCGGTGATCCGCCACAACGACCTGCGGCTGGCCGAGCAGCTGCGCAAGATGGACGACACCGTGGACGAGCTGTACTCGGCCATCAAGTTCTACCTGACGCAGATCTCGCGCGAGGCGCTGTCCGAGCGTGAGGGCCGGCGCTGGACCGACATCGTCAGCTTCACCATCAACATGGAGCAGATCGGCGACATCATCGAGCGCATCCTCCAGGACGTGGAAGACAAGAAGATCCGCAAGAACCGCAGCTTCTCGGAAGCCGGCATGGCCGAGATCTGCCACCTGCACGAGCGGCTGCTGGCCAACCTGCGGCTGGCGATGAGCGTCTTCCTCGATGGCCATGTGCGCGATGCGCAGCGGCTGCTGGAAGAAAAGGCCCGTTTCCGCGACCTGGAGCATGAGTACGCGGCCAACCACATTGCGCGGCTGCGCGACAACACGGCGCAAAGCATCGAGACCAGCTCGCTGCACCTGGACCTGATCAGCGATCTCAAGCGCATCAATTCGCACCTGTGCTCGATCGCCTATCCCATCCTGGAGTCGGCGGGCGCGCTGGCCAACACCCGCATCCGCCACTCGCAGCTGGCGCCGCTGGCTGAGGAGCAATAG
- a CDS encoding gamma-glutamyl-gamma-aminobutyrate hydrolase family protein: MSDAAATSDAPKTPLLIGLSARIYHPTTPVPSLGGVFTRTLHYLEQSVAHWVMSRDVLGVMIPAVESDSLVRRSDMSLHRYAEMLDGLVLQGGTDISPETYGESPMKPAWGGDRVRDLYEMELLDAFISAGKPVLGICRGCQLINVAFGGSLYQDIPSQLPGALRHHDENTYERQFHRMSIVRGTKLAQLYPDRSSAAINSIHHQSVKTLGHDLEVEALAIPDGVVEAIRWKGPSYVFGMQWHPEFMALNRTHADELDGTPILDDFLAAARARKAR; the protein is encoded by the coding sequence ATGTCTGACGCCGCTGCCACCTCCGACGCCCCCAAGACGCCGCTGCTGATCGGGCTGTCCGCCCGCATCTACCATCCGACCACGCCGGTGCCCAGCCTGGGTGGCGTGTTTACCCGCACCCTGCACTACCTGGAGCAGTCGGTCGCGCACTGGGTGATGTCGCGCGACGTGCTGGGCGTGATGATTCCCGCGGTGGAAAGCGACAGCCTGGTGCGGCGCAGCGACATGAGCCTGCACCGCTATGCCGAGATGCTGGACGGCCTGGTGCTGCAGGGCGGCACCGACATCTCGCCCGAAACCTATGGCGAATCGCCGATGAAGCCGGCCTGGGGCGGCGACCGCGTGCGCGACCTGTACGAGATGGAGCTGCTGGACGCCTTCATCTCGGCCGGCAAGCCGGTGCTGGGCATCTGCCGCGGCTGCCAGCTGATCAACGTGGCCTTCGGCGGCTCGCTGTACCAGGACATTCCCAGCCAGCTGCCCGGCGCGCTGCGCCACCACGACGAGAACACCTACGAGCGCCAATTCCACCGCATGAGCATCGTGCGCGGCACCAAGCTGGCCCAGCTGTACCCCGATCGAAGCAGCGCCGCCATCAACTCCATCCACCACCAGTCGGTGAAGACGCTGGGCCACGACCTGGAAGTGGAGGCGCTGGCCATCCCCGACGGCGTGGTGGAAGCCATCCGCTGGAAAGGCCCGAGCTACGTGTTCGGCATGCAGTGGCACCCCGAATTCATGGCGCTGAACCGCACCCACGCCGACGAGCTGGACGGCACGCCCATCCTCGACGACTTCCTCGCCGCCGCGCGGGCGCGCAAGGCGCGCTGA
- a CDS encoding CoA transferase has product MDGSAPSALALQAVWRAAGLPEAALACADLRGDAPVLPSSFAVATAAQASMGAAALAAAELWHLRSGGSQRQQVTVDRTHATLDSCAHFLLDGRQLPAWDPVSGLYACGPDGEAGWVRIHANFAHHRDGALRLLGLPPGEATGRPAVQQALRGWSAEAFEAEAAQAGLVVAAARSFEQWDAHPQGQAVAAQPLVRITRIEPAGQAAPALPWPALGDGAQPLAGLRVLELTRILAGPVAGRTLAAYGADVMLVNSPSLPNIAAIADTSRGKRSVHVDLIDEPGRARLRQLAAQAHVFLQGYRPGALGAFGLAPEDLARLRPGIVVVSLSAYGAEGPWGGRRGFDSLVQTATGFNLAEAQAAGAHTPRALPLQILDYAAGYLLAFGTQAALWRQQQQGGSWHVQVSLAGVGHWLRSLGRVPDGLQAQAPAFDPYLVTEPSGFGALTVLRHPAQFSHTPAGWRRPSMPPGSHPPVW; this is encoded by the coding sequence ATGGACGGCAGCGCCCCTTCGGCCCTGGCCCTGCAGGCCGTGTGGCGGGCCGCCGGCCTGCCCGAAGCGGCGCTGGCCTGCGCCGATCTGCGCGGCGATGCGCCGGTGCTGCCTTCTTCCTTCGCGGTAGCCACCGCCGCGCAGGCTTCCATGGGCGCGGCGGCGCTGGCAGCGGCCGAGTTGTGGCACCTGCGCAGCGGCGGCAGCCAGCGCCAGCAGGTGACGGTGGACCGCACCCATGCCACGCTGGACAGCTGCGCCCACTTCCTGCTCGATGGCCGCCAGCTGCCAGCCTGGGACCCGGTGTCGGGCCTGTATGCCTGCGGCCCCGATGGCGAAGCCGGCTGGGTGCGCATCCACGCCAACTTCGCCCATCACCGCGACGGCGCGTTGCGCCTGCTCGGCCTGCCGCCGGGTGAAGCGACCGGCCGCCCCGCCGTGCAGCAGGCGCTGCGCGGCTGGAGCGCCGAAGCTTTCGAGGCCGAGGCCGCGCAGGCCGGCCTGGTGGTGGCGGCCGCCCGCAGCTTCGAGCAGTGGGACGCCCACCCGCAGGGCCAGGCGGTGGCGGCGCAACCGCTGGTGCGCATCACCCGCATCGAGCCGGCGGGCCAGGCCGCACCCGCCCTGCCCTGGCCCGCGCTGGGCGATGGTGCGCAGCCGCTGGCCGGGCTGCGGGTGCTGGAGCTCACCCGCATCCTCGCCGGGCCGGTGGCCGGCCGCACGCTGGCGGCCTACGGCGCCGACGTGATGCTGGTCAATTCGCCGTCGCTGCCCAACATCGCCGCCATCGCCGACACCAGCCGCGGCAAGCGCTCGGTGCACGTCGACCTGATAGACGAACCCGGCCGCGCGCGCTTGCGCCAGCTGGCCGCGCAGGCGCATGTGTTCCTGCAGGGCTACCGGCCCGGCGCACTGGGCGCCTTCGGCCTCGCGCCGGAAGACCTGGCGCGGCTGCGGCCAGGCATCGTCGTGGTGTCGCTCAGCGCCTATGGCGCCGAAGGGCCGTGGGGCGGCCGCCGCGGCTTCGATTCGCTGGTGCAGACGGCCACCGGCTTCAACCTGGCCGAAGCGCAGGCCGCGGGCGCACACACGCCCCGCGCGCTGCCGCTGCAGATCCTGGACTACGCGGCCGGCTACCTGCTGGCCTTCGGCACGCAGGCCGCGCTGTGGCGCCAGCAGCAGCAAGGCGGCAGCTGGCATGTGCAGGTGTCATTGGCTGGCGTCGGCCATTGGCTGCGCAGCCTGGGCCGGGTGCCGGACGGCCTGCAGGCCCAGGCCCCGGCCTTCGACCCCTACCTGGTCACCGAACCCAGCGGCTTTGGCGCGCTGACGGTGCTGCGCCATCCGGCGCAGTTCTCGCACACGCCTGCCGGATGGCGGCGGCCGTCGATGCCGCCGGGGTCGCACCCACCGGTGTGGTGA
- a CDS encoding ATP-dependent DNA ligase, translating into MHAFAVLFTELDASTGTSDKVAALRRYFAQAEPADAAWAVYFLAGGKPRQVVPTGVLRALACAEAGIPEWLFEESYQAVGDLAETIAHVLPPADQPAAPLGLAEWIEHRLLPLRGLPPEEQAHRVAGYWRELDTTGRFLLTKLIGGGFRVGVSKLLVQRALAEQAGLDPKRVAQRMMGYTDARATPSASRYQALLAPVVEGAAGDERSPDDAGQPYPFFLAHQLEGDASDFEARLGPTDQWLVEWKFDGIRAQIVKRAGRVWIWSRGEELITDRFPEIVALAQPLPDGTVLDGELLVWHEERPAPFALLQQRIGRLKLSKKILTDAPVNFIAYDLLEWQGQDWRHRPHTERRAQLEEVAPQARMQLSPLVQAPDWPALARLRTESRERGVEGFMLKQRDATYGTGRTKAAGTWWKWKIEPMTADGVLVYAQRGHGRRASVYTDYTFAVWNRAPVDAAEAQAVLDAIARREPAQPGALQLVPFAKAYSGLTDAEFAEVDKVIRAHTLEKFGPVRSVKPTLVFELGFEGIQRSPRHKSGIATRFPRMLRIRHDKPLWEADTLQTLEALIQS; encoded by the coding sequence ATGCACGCCTTCGCCGTTCTTTTCACCGAACTGGACGCCAGCACCGGCACCAGCGACAAGGTGGCCGCGCTGCGCCGCTACTTCGCCCAGGCCGAGCCGGCCGATGCCGCCTGGGCCGTTTACTTCCTGGCCGGTGGCAAGCCGCGCCAGGTGGTGCCCACTGGCGTGCTGCGCGCGCTGGCCTGCGCCGAAGCCGGCATCCCCGAATGGCTGTTCGAGGAAAGCTACCAGGCCGTGGGCGACCTGGCCGAGACCATCGCCCATGTGCTGCCGCCGGCCGACCAGCCGGCCGCGCCGCTGGGCCTGGCCGAGTGGATCGAGCACCGGCTGCTGCCGCTGCGCGGCCTGCCCCCCGAGGAACAGGCCCACCGCGTGGCCGGCTACTGGCGTGAGCTGGACACCACCGGCCGCTTCCTGCTCACCAAGCTGATCGGCGGCGGCTTCCGGGTGGGCGTGAGCAAGCTGCTGGTGCAGCGCGCGCTGGCCGAGCAGGCCGGCCTGGACCCCAAGCGCGTGGCCCAGCGCATGATGGGCTACACCGACGCCCGCGCCACCCCCAGCGCCAGCCGCTACCAGGCCTTGCTGGCGCCGGTGGTGGAGGGCGCCGCCGGCGACGAGCGCAGCCCCGACGATGCGGGCCAGCCGTACCCGTTTTTCCTGGCCCACCAGCTCGAAGGTGACGCCAGCGACTTCGAAGCCCGGCTGGGCCCCACCGACCAGTGGCTGGTGGAATGGAAGTTCGACGGCATCCGCGCGCAGATCGTCAAGCGCGCCGGCCGGGTGTGGATCTGGTCGCGCGGTGAGGAGCTGATCACCGACCGCTTCCCCGAGATCGTGGCGCTGGCGCAGCCGCTGCCCGACGGCACGGTGCTGGATGGCGAGCTGCTGGTGTGGCACGAAGAACGGCCGGCACCGTTTGCGCTGCTGCAGCAGCGCATCGGCCGCCTCAAGCTCAGCAAGAAGATCCTCACTGACGCGCCCGTGAACTTCATCGCCTACGACTTGCTGGAGTGGCAGGGCCAGGACTGGCGCCACCGCCCGCACACCGAGCGGCGCGCTCAGCTGGAAGAGGTGGCGCCGCAGGCGCGCATGCAGCTGTCGCCGCTGGTGCAGGCGCCCGACTGGCCGGCCCTGGCGCGGCTGCGCACCGAGTCGCGGGAGCGCGGCGTCGAAGGCTTCATGCTCAAGCAGCGTGATGCCACCTATGGCACCGGCCGCACCAAGGCCGCCGGCACCTGGTGGAAGTGGAAGATCGAGCCGATGACCGCCGACGGCGTGCTGGTGTATGCCCAGCGCGGCCACGGCCGGCGCGCCAGCGTGTACACCGACTACACCTTCGCGGTGTGGAATCGCGCGCCGGTGGACGCCGCCGAGGCCCAGGCCGTGCTGGACGCCATCGCCCGCCGCGAGCCGGCCCAGCCGGGCGCGCTGCAGCTGGTGCCTTTTGCCAAGGCCTATTCAGGCCTGACCGACGCCGAGTTCGCCGAGGTGGACAAGGTGATCCGCGCCCACACCCTGGAAAAGTTCGGCCCGGTGCGCAGCGTCAAGCCCACGCTGGTGTTCGAGCTCGGCTTCGAAGGCATCCAGCGCAGCCCGCGCCACAAGAGCGGCATCGCCACGCGCTTTCCGCGCATGCTGCGCATCCGCCATGACAAGCCGCTGTGGGAGGCGGACACCCTGCAGACGCTGGAAGCCTTGATCCAGAGTTAA
- a CDS encoding ligase-associated DNA damage response exonuclease: MHDDLVVATPEGLYCPPGDFHIDPWRPVSHAIVTHAHADHARRGHGHYLASHDSEGVLRSRLGEDIALQTLGWGEVVDHRGVRISLHPAGHVLGSAQVRLEHRGRVWVASGDYFVAGDTALHGEVSGDLNATCAPFEPVRCHCFITESTFGLPIYRWPTQASLFADINRWWAANAEAGRASLLMGYSFGKAQRMLAGVDPSIGPIVVHGAVDTLNTAYRAAGVPLPPTFAATELPKAEMKRALVVAPPSVQGSPWLRRFGDYSDAFASGWMQLRGARRRRAVDRGFVMSDHADWPGLQRAILATGAERVIVTHGYEAVMVRWLQEQGLDAGAFRTEYGDDALEDPTAEAAGATSPPTPTMDPAVS; the protein is encoded by the coding sequence ATGCATGACGACTTGGTGGTGGCCACGCCCGAAGGCCTGTATTGCCCGCCCGGCGATTTCCACATCGACCCGTGGCGCCCGGTCTCGCACGCCATCGTCACCCATGCCCATGCCGACCACGCCCGGCGCGGCCACGGCCACTACCTGGCTTCGCACGACAGCGAAGGCGTGCTGCGCTCGCGCCTGGGCGAAGACATCGCCCTGCAGACCCTGGGCTGGGGCGAGGTGGTGGACCACCGCGGCGTGCGCATCAGCCTGCACCCGGCCGGCCATGTGCTGGGCTCGGCCCAGGTGCGGCTGGAGCACCGCGGCCGCGTGTGGGTGGCCTCTGGCGACTACTTCGTGGCCGGCGACACCGCGCTGCACGGCGAGGTGTCGGGCGACCTCAACGCCACCTGCGCGCCCTTCGAGCCGGTGCGCTGCCACTGCTTCATCACCGAGTCCACCTTCGGCCTGCCCATCTACCGCTGGCCCACGCAGGCCAGCCTGTTCGCCGACATCAACCGCTGGTGGGCCGCCAATGCCGAGGCCGGCCGCGCCAGCCTGCTGATGGGCTACAGCTTCGGCAAGGCGCAGCGCATGCTGGCCGGCGTCGACCCGTCCATCGGGCCCATCGTGGTGCACGGCGCGGTGGACACGCTGAACACCGCCTATCGCGCAGCCGGCGTGCCGTTGCCGCCCACCTTCGCCGCCACCGAGCTGCCCAAGGCCGAGATGAAGCGTGCGCTCGTGGTGGCACCGCCTTCGGTGCAGGGCTCGCCCTGGCTGCGGCGCTTCGGCGACTACAGCGACGCATTCGCCAGCGGCTGGATGCAGCTGCGCGGTGCGCGCCGCCGGCGGGCCGTGGACCGCGGCTTCGTGATGAGCGACCACGCCGACTGGCCCGGCCTGCAGCGCGCCATCCTGGCCACCGGCGCCGAGCGGGTGATCGTGACCCACGGCTATGAAGCGGTGATGGTGCGCTGGCTGCAGGAACAGGGCCTGGACGCCGGCGCCTTCCGCACCGAGTACGGCGACGACGCGCTGGAAGACCCCACCGCCGAGGCCGCGGGCGCCACCAGCCCCCCCACCCCCACGATGGACCCTGCCGTCAGCTGA
- a CDS encoding DUF805 domain-containing protein, translating into MTALNPSTVPPRRPLGYEPMTPLQILFSLRGRVPRKVWWLYAVAGPIGVGALVTALLRIMGFGAQQAEEWVNMLLLWPVLAVSVKRWHDRDKSGWWVLVALLPLIGWLWALIDNGLRRGTVGHNRFGEDLTGQF; encoded by the coding sequence ATGACCGCCTTGAATCCTTCCACCGTGCCGCCGCGCCGGCCCCTCGGCTACGAGCCGATGACGCCGCTGCAGATCCTGTTCAGCCTGCGGGGCCGGGTGCCGCGCAAGGTGTGGTGGCTGTATGCCGTGGCGGGGCCCATCGGCGTAGGCGCGCTGGTGACGGCGCTGCTGCGCATCATGGGCTTCGGCGCCCAGCAGGCCGAAGAGTGGGTGAACATGCTGCTGCTGTGGCCGGTGCTGGCGGTGTCCGTCAAGCGCTGGCACGACCGCGACAAGTCGGGCTGGTGGGTGCTGGTGGCGCTGCTGCCGCTGATCGGCTGGCTGTGGGCGCTGATCGACAACGGCCTGCGCCGCGGCACCGTGGGGCACAACCGGTTTGGCGAGGACCTGACCGGGCAGTTCTGA
- the clsB gene encoding cardiolipin synthase ClsB has protein sequence MIEPPSSLALAAPRGGASSLGAAQRLDPERPPHEHPLGWYGLPRAVFTGGNEVQLLRGGDDLFPAMCGAIHRAMHEVWLATYIFHDDVAGQAVLQALEAAARRGVRVRVVVDGFGSAAALPRLRARLEAAGVGLVAYRPITGWRSWLQPGQFRRLHQKLCVVDSGTGFVGGINVLDDRNDLGHGALDAPRLDFAVLVQGPVVLPIEHTLRAVWTRAVFGRDWRDEAIAAARSPQPVQRVKELVRRMRVGPPRRPDLPGLRSLQPVRAAFVVRDNLRQRRAIERAYIDALRQARDRIDLVSPYFYPGLQFRRTLRNAARRGVKVRLLLQGRPDYRFAALAASVLYAELLAQGVRIFEYTPAFLHAKVAVVDADWATVGSSNIDPLSLLLNLEANVVVRDHRFAGELSAQFEEAVALSREVTAPSVGNGLWARMQRGFVAFCARLYLRVGGITGLY, from the coding sequence TTGATTGAGCCCCCAAGCTCGCTGGCGCTCGCGGCCCCCCGGGGGGGCGCGTCCAGCCTTGGGGCGGCCCAGCGGCTGGACCCTGAAAGACCGCCCCACGAGCATCCCCTCGGCTGGTACGGCCTGCCGCGCGCCGTCTTCACCGGCGGCAACGAGGTGCAGTTGCTGCGAGGCGGCGACGACCTGTTCCCGGCCATGTGCGGCGCCATCCACCGCGCGATGCACGAGGTCTGGCTGGCCACCTACATCTTCCACGACGATGTGGCCGGCCAGGCCGTGCTGCAGGCGCTGGAAGCCGCCGCGCGCCGCGGCGTGCGGGTGCGGGTGGTGGTGGATGGCTTTGGCAGTGCCGCCGCGCTGCCCCGGCTGCGCGCCCGGCTGGAGGCGGCCGGCGTCGGGCTGGTGGCCTACCGGCCGATCACCGGCTGGCGCTCGTGGCTGCAGCCGGGCCAGTTTCGCCGGCTGCACCAGAAGCTGTGCGTGGTGGATTCCGGCACCGGCTTCGTCGGCGGCATCAACGTGCTCGACGACCGCAACGACCTGGGCCACGGTGCGCTGGACGCCCCGCGGCTGGACTTCGCGGTGCTGGTGCAGGGTCCGGTGGTGCTGCCCATCGAGCACACGCTGCGCGCGGTGTGGACCCGCGCCGTCTTCGGCCGCGACTGGCGCGACGAGGCCATCGCGGCGGCGCGCAGCCCGCAGCCGGTGCAGCGCGTGAAGGAGCTGGTGCGCCGCATGCGCGTGGGGCCACCGCGGCGCCCCGACCTGCCGGGCCTGCGCAGCCTGCAACCGGTGCGCGCCGCTTTCGTGGTGCGCGACAACCTGCGCCAGCGCCGCGCGATCGAGCGCGCCTACATCGACGCGCTGCGCCAGGCGCGCGACCGCATTGACCTGGTGTCACCGTACTTCTACCCGGGCCTGCAGTTCCGCCGCACGCTGCGCAATGCGGCGCGCCGCGGCGTCAAGGTGCGGCTGCTGCTGCAGGGCAGGCCCGACTACCGCTTCGCGGCGCTGGCGGCCAGCGTGCTGTACGCCGAGCTGCTGGCCCAGGGCGTGCGCATCTTCGAGTACACGCCCGCCTTCCTGCATGCCAAGGTGGCGGTGGTGGATGCCGACTGGGCCACCGTGGGCAGCAGCAACATCGACCCGTTGTCGTTGCTGCTCAACCTGGAAGCCAACGTGGTGGTGCGCGACCACCGCTTCGCCGGCGAGCTGTCGGCGCAGTTCGAAGAAGCGGTGGCGCTGTCGCGCGAAGTCACGGCGCCCTCGGTCGGCAACGGACTCTGGGCCCGCATGCAGCGCGGCTTCGTGGCGTTCTGCGCGCGGCTCTACCTGCGGGTGGGAGGCATCACGGGGCTGTACTGA
- a CDS encoding endonuclease/exonuclease/phosphatase family protein has product MTLKPLQSTLLPKASTLGRLRTATYNIHKGVRGLGPLKRLEIHNLGQGVEALDADMVFLQEVRLFNHREARAFARTTFGWPEGGQADFLAPQGYEVAYRTNAVTRDGEHGNALLSRWPIGDIGHHDVSDHRFEQRGLLHVPVQWNGLEVHTITAHFGLMHASRLRQAARLAEYIAHAVPAGAPVVVAGDFNDWGEKLDGPMADCGLQRAREAGARSAKCLTFPSRVPVFALDRFYTRGLACRSIFVPRGGAWARMSDHLPLVAEFDLD; this is encoded by the coding sequence ATGACGCTCAAACCGCTGCAATCGACGCTGCTGCCCAAGGCCAGCACCCTGGGCCGTCTGCGCACCGCCACCTACAACATCCACAAGGGCGTGCGTGGCCTCGGGCCGCTCAAGCGGCTGGAGATCCACAACCTGGGGCAAGGCGTGGAGGCGCTGGACGCCGACATGGTGTTTTTGCAGGAAGTGCGGCTCTTCAACCACCGCGAGGCACGCGCCTTCGCCCGCACCACCTTCGGCTGGCCCGAGGGTGGGCAGGCCGACTTCCTGGCGCCGCAGGGCTATGAGGTGGCCTACCGCACCAATGCCGTCACCCGCGACGGCGAGCATGGCAATGCGCTGCTGTCGCGCTGGCCGATCGGCGACATTGGTCACCACGACGTCAGCGACCACCGCTTCGAGCAGCGTGGCCTGCTGCATGTGCCGGTGCAGTGGAACGGGCTGGAGGTGCACACCATCACCGCCCATTTCGGCCTGATGCATGCCAGCCGCCTGCGCCAGGCCGCCCGGCTGGCCGAGTACATCGCGCATGCGGTGCCGGCCGGCGCGCCGGTGGTGGTGGCGGGCGACTTCAACGACTGGGGCGAGAAGCTCGACGGCCCGATGGCCGATTGCGGCCTGCAGCGGGCGCGCGAGGCCGGCGCCCGCAGCGCCAAGTGCCTGACCTTCCCGTCGCGGGTGCCGGTGTTCGCGCTCGACCGCTTCTACACCCGCGGCCTGGCCTGCCGCTCCATCTTCGTGCCGCGCGGCGGCGCCTGGGCCCGCATGTCCGACCACCTGCCGCTGGTGGCCGAGTTTGACCTTGATTGA
- the nudB gene encoding dihydroneopterin triphosphate diphosphatase: protein MTLANAESPRPFKIPESVLVVIYTPALDVLLIERADKPGFWQSVTGSKDLIDEPLALTAEREVLEETGIVIGTEAVPRSALRDWGLVNLYEIYPVWRHRYAPGVTQNTEHVFGLRVPAGTPVRLAPREHTALAWLPWQEAADRCFSPSNAEAILQLPRFA, encoded by the coding sequence ATGACGCTTGCCAACGCCGAGTCACCGCGACCCTTCAAGATCCCCGAATCGGTGCTGGTGGTGATCTACACCCCGGCGCTGGACGTGCTGCTGATCGAGCGGGCCGACAAGCCCGGTTTCTGGCAAAGCGTCACCGGCTCGAAAGACCTGATCGACGAGCCGCTGGCCCTGACCGCCGAGCGCGAGGTGCTGGAAGAAACCGGCATCGTCATCGGCACCGAGGCCGTGCCCCGCAGCGCGCTGCGCGACTGGGGCCTGGTCAACCTCTACGAGATCTACCCCGTGTGGCGCCACCGCTATGCGCCGGGCGTGACGCAGAACACCGAGCATGTGTTCGGCCTGCGCGTGCCCGCCGGCACGCCGGTGCGCCTGGCCCCGCGCGAGCACACCGCGCTGGCCTGGCTGCCTTGGCAGGAGGCGGCCGACCGCTGCTTTTCGCCCAGCAATGCCGAGGCGATCCTGCAGCTGCCCCGGTTCGCTTGA